The Vicia villosa cultivar HV-30 ecotype Madison, WI unplaced genomic scaffold, Vvil1.0 ctg.000252F_1_1, whole genome shotgun sequence sequence TCTCCTTAAATGATGAACACAAATAGTAAACTCAGAATATAGAACCTATTGATctaaacaatactcctaatcaacatcatcatccaCAATACGATAACAGAGGTTAAACGaggagtccccccttaccttagccaagattcttgattggtctctccctcttcagttctcttgtagttcttcgtgttccaaaaaCCTTCAgtctctcttttcacgttctgccctttctttcccaattcccattattttatgaaaaataacataaaaaaattagtaaAGACCTTAatacaccacaccccctcttttactaatctctcacatggcccaaatgccataaaccatcttTTCTccgttattttcataaaatccttaataattctaattaatccaatatccaaattaaatttaaattataattatacgggtgttacaccaaACCTTCTTCATCTAATACCAGAgaggaacttactaaagaaggaATCAGATATGTCCATAACTCTATTGCTAAGATTGTTAATCGAATTTTGGAGGAAAATCATCAGGTGCCTAGGATATTTGTCCCACTTCAAACCATAATTCCTGATCCTCTCAAGAACACCAATTAGGCTAAAGTTCCTCACACTTCCGATCATGACCCAGCTGAAAGGGAAACCAATAAGGATGGACAAGGAGGTGATGAGAATACTAATGTCACTGAGGATGACAATGACATCGAAGCTTCTGAAGACAATGAGCATAACAAGAATAACACTGAAACAACTACCAATGTGGTGGAGTTAGATGTGTATTCCGACAACGGATTGCTTGCCTCATTGAATCCAAGTGTAGCCAACACGCTAATGACTAGAAGAAAAGGAAAAGTTGTTTCCCAAAGTTCCCCTGAAAAGAATGCAAAAGTTAAGAGTCCTGTCAAAGACTCTCTCAAGAAGAATAGTACTTCTGGTGGTCCTATCAAAAGCAGAGTTGTGGCTAAGAGTGTAGGGGTTGGTCATTCAAAATCCTGGAGCAAGGTTGTTCCAAGGAAAAGAAAGGAGAGGGAAATTGTTGAATCTGAGTCTAATGTTGAAGTGGATGTTCATGACATTCCATCAAGGAAGAAGCCTACAACCAGCAAGCTTGCTGCAAGTATTCATGAAGTCCATACTGATAATGTGTCATTCCATTATGCCTCTAGTGCCAGCCGGTGGAAATATATGCTCCAAAAGAGACTAGCGGTTGAAAGTGAATTGGCTCCAAATGCTCTTGAAAACAAGGAAATCTTCAAGATAATTCAAGAAGCTGGACTATTGAAGACTATTTACAAACTTCCCAAATGCTACGAAAGGCTAGTCAAAGAATTTGTGGTGAACCTATCTGAAGAGTGTGGAAACAGCAAGAGCGTGGACTTCAGAAAGGTGTTTGTGAGAGGTAAGTGTGTATCATTCTCTCCTTTAGTGATTAATAACTTCTTGGAAAGAACAGATttagctcaacctgagcttgaagtaacaGACAACAAGGTTTGTCAAGTGATCACAGCCAAGCAAGTAAAAAGCTGGCCTCTTAAAGAAAAACTAAATGCAAGTAAGATGAGCATCAAGTATGCAATGCTTCACAAGATAAGAGCATCTAATTGGGTGCCAACGAATAAAAAATCCACTATCTCAGCTGTTCTTGGAAGATTTCTGTATATTGTAGGAACAAAGACAAAGTTTGACTATGGAACATATATTTTTGACCAAACTATGAAGCATGCTGGAAGCTTCAGTGTTAAGGGCCCGGTGGCCTTTCCATCCCTCATGTGTGGCATAATTCTGAATTAGTAACCCAACATTCTCAATGAACGTGATATAGTCAGCAAAATAGAAAGCCCCTTGGCTTTCCACTATAAACTTTTTCAGGGTACGCATGTTCCAGACATTATCATGACATCGGCCGAAACATCCAAAGCTGGAGCATCAACCAGCAAAGCAGAAGTCATAGCAATGTTAAAAGAGACTTGCAAAGAGCTGGAAGCTAGGAAGATATCCCTTTAAAAGATGATAAGTAATCTTGGAATCGATGGGAATGAGAAGTTTGCAGATGTTGTAGAaatggaagatgaagatgaacaaGAGAAGGAAGTAGAACCAGAAGAAGAAAGTGCTAGTCCTGCTGATGGCTCTGAGAAAGGAAGTGATGCAGATACCTCAAGTAGGTCTAACTCTGTGCAGTAAATGCAGCCggagtttgtttgtttattttttgtttttgtttgttttgatctctTCTGTTTAGTTTTGTTTGCATTTTATTCTATTTAGTTTAGTTTAAGTTTTGTTAGTACCTATTTGAATATTGGGGAGAAGACAGTTGTTTTCTTTGGCAacttttatggccaaacagggggagaagtagtgtcaccccagaacaacaagtatgtgtttttgtgatcaacaattctgatgtttttattttgtgttgatttgtttgtgttgcTTTTGTGGTGTGGTTGGATTAGCTATGTAGGCACTATGTGCACATTGCATTTGTGGTGTGATTTATAATGTGTTATGCACGTTGCATTTGTGTttagctaatacaggttctgttggttaatgtcatgaccgatgtcaagACATTTTTGTCTGACACGAGGGGccgttatattttattaatgtgtttcctgatttctctcaatctacaatttaggaaaccatttattgtgtgctgaatatttcgtctagaagatttCGCTGACAGCATATTCtataacaaccagatggcgtgtaaattaggttaacttggttaaccctaatttgattcttgaaaagcccaaggcccaagatctgcatataagaagactgcaatcctaatttggaacacagAGAGAGAATTGTTAtttgtgaagaaccatagttctatagctgtctcttgtactccaagcaattgtcttttgatgatttgttgtgaaaaacgataccaataacaaagtataatagggaattaggtaGGAGaggaagaacacaagaatttgttataactgctattcttttactttctcttaaaacagattacaagtttacaagaataacaaataacctctctcaccctaaattaggatttgcagtttagcaatgatgagagactagtatgctatttatattaaaacctaacataataactaatgggctttttcagcaacgcccattacacaagccaacttaatacacaagctaacttaacaaattagggtttaaacactaaaacctaatttaacatgctaacaaccctagcatcttcgacatctgcatgctagacctatcttcgactacagcatgcacacttcgacaacAGCATAAgagcaacctt is a genomic window containing:
- the LOC131625958 gene encoding uncharacterized protein LOC131625958, which gives rise to MEERMSSVLLETFKGSTRRYLKEKNVRVKKEMRFLKLMRGRGQSSRKPYDDKREQSDFGKLSGGGTSTPLKCFGCCIEGNCVVDCDRTPVMVIKHTSVELAKVPHTSDHDPAERETNKDGQGGDENTNVTEDDNDIEASEDNEHNKNNTETTTNVVELDVYSDNGLLASLNPSVANTLMTRRKGKVVSQSSPEKNAKVKSPVKDSLKKNSTSGGPIKSRVVAKSVGVGHSKSWSKVVPRKRKEREIVESESNVEVDVHDIPSRKKPTTSKLAASIHEVHTDNVSFHYASSASRWKYMLQKRLAVESELAPNALENKEIFKIIQEAGLLKTIYKLPKCYERLVKEFVVNLSEECGNSKSVDFRKVFVRGKCVSFSPLVINNFLERTDLAQPELEVTDNKVCQVITAKQVKSWPLKEKLNASKMSIKYAMLHKIRASNWVPTNKKSTISAVLGRFLYIVGTKTKFDYGTYIFDQTMKHAGSFSVKGPVAFPSLMCGIILN